In one Nicotiana sylvestris chromosome 8, ASM39365v2, whole genome shotgun sequence genomic region, the following are encoded:
- the LOC138876082 gene encoding uncharacterized protein — translation MSKPQDHLGSPPPPSPSNSSSSTPPSESPKPRFRRQKMLVQKTVASGALRKVLNEKLKESPAPNSDSSSESESFQSATAGEEHGSSDFEKAQEFPNEVSSSVFKNFETRFVLVGHIRDVKLAETSRSGGKKKSKKEKKREGACGEERGNGKGAVLVISGVAQERLEESGMKSGGSGFGEAAEGLVHLSKRRDELISSTEETLADLLRKIGTSYDPKKRKATTPKAPNVPKPSKKRKTSSPKPTASSMPKGRATRSRVKQSEADLQKALEESKKKKMEKGKGKVAESSEVVEEEEMELVHQERGTTMEVPTPKPKRSKTSSKKSSSVHVYVEPSLAKRTRFAVKAKQAKVSDDEDGVEKKKKKKKKRNLRRNGTSLSSLAGEIF, via the coding sequence ATGTCTAAACCACAAGATCATCTTGGTTCTCCTCCACCACCATCACCTTCAAATTCATCCTCATCTACTCCTCCTAGTGAATCCCCAAAACCTAGGTTTCGAAGGCAGAAAATGTTGGTTCAAAAAACTGTAGCATCTGGGGCTCTGAGAAAGGTTTTAAATGAAAAGTTGAAAGAAAGCCCAGCTCCAAATTCTGATTCCAGTTCTGAGTCTGAATCCTTTCAATCTGCGACTGCGGGGGAAGAACATGGGTCTTCTGACTTTGAAAAGGCTCAAGAATTCCCTAATGAGGTAAGTTCATCTGTTTTTAAAAACTTTGAAACAAGGTTTGTTCTAGTTGGACACATTAGGGATGTTAAGTTGGCTGAGACgagtaggagtggaggtaaaaagaagtctaaaaaagaaaaaaagagagagggtgcatgtggtgaagagaggggaaatgggaagGGAGCAGTTCTTGTTATATCTGGGGTTGCACAAGAGAGGTTAGAagagagtggcatgaagtcagggggaagtgggtTTGGGGAGgctgctgaggggttggttcatctgagcAAAAGGAGAGATGAACTCatttcatctactgaagagaccctagctGATCTACTGAGAAAGATTGGGACaagttatgacccaaagaaacgcaAAGCTACTACACCAAAAGCCCCAAATGTTccaaagccatccaagaaaagaaaaacttcatCCCCAAAACCTACTGCCTCTTCAATGCCTAAGGGAcgagccacaagaagcagggtaaAACAAAGTGAAGCTGACTTACAAAAGGCtctagaagaaagcaagaaaaagaaaatggagaagggaaagggaaaggttgCAGAATCCTCTGAGGTTGTAGAggaagaggagatggaactggtccatcaagaaaggggtacaacAATGGAGGTTCCTACACCAAAACCTAAAAGgtccaagacttcttccaagaagtcttcttcTGTACATGTGTATGTTGAACCCTCACTAGCCAAAAGGACAAGATTTGCAGTGAAAGCTAAACAAGCAAAAGTTTCAGATGATGAAgatggagtggagaagaagaagaagaaaaagaagaagaggaatctgAGAAGGAACGGGACAAGTTTGTCATCTTTGGCAGGAGAAATTTTTTGA